In Tamandua tetradactyla isolate mTamTet1 chromosome 7, mTamTet1.pri, whole genome shotgun sequence, the following are encoded in one genomic region:
- the SELENOO gene encoding protein adenylyltransferase SelO, mitochondrial, with the protein MAALGGSLAVARSGSLPLARCPSSALRCAWAGVMEPAPRWLAGLRFDNRALRVLPVEAVEPESSPPAPRSVPGACFSRVRPAPLRQPRLVALSEPALTLLGLGAPPADAADREAREAEAALFFSGNALLPGTEPAAHCYCGHQFGQFAGQLGDGAAMYLGEVCTAAGARWELQLKGAGPTPYSRQADGRKVLRSSIREFLCSEAMFHLGIPTTRAAACVTSASTVVRDMFYDGNPKHEQCTVVLRVAPTFLRFGSFEIFKPTDEHTGRAGPSVGRDDIRVQMLDYVISTFYPEIQAAHALSERPQRNAAFLQEVARRTARMVAEWQCVGFCHGVLNTDNMSILGLTIDYGPFGFLDRYDPDHVCNASDGAGRYAFGKQPEVCRWNLQKLAEALEPELPQAVAEAALAEFDAEFQRYYLNKMRRKLGLVRAPQEEDRALVARLLETMHLTGADFTNSFALLSSFPEEPASPALEDFLDRLLAQCASLEELKLASQPRVDPEQLALMLMLAQSHPQLWTLIGSQPDVTRELARREQRSRLEQLSPATLRSQNQGHWAAWLQEYRARLEKDAESAEDVPGWRAERLQVMLANNPKYVLRNYIAQKAIEAAENGDFSEVQRVLMLLEAPYHREGEATEPDSKPPAWAAGLSVT; encoded by the exons ATGGCCGCGCTCGGGGGCTCACTTGCGGTCGCCCGGTCCGGGTCGCTTCCTCTCGCCCGCTGCCCGTCGTCTGCGCTCCGTTGCGCCTGGGCCGGCGTCATGGAGCCGGCGCCGCGCTGGCTGGCGGGGCTGCGCTTCGACAACCGCGCTCTGCGGGTGCTGCCCGTGGAGGCGGTCGAGCCTGAAAGCTCCCCGCCAGCGCCGCGAAGCGTGCCCGGGGCCTGCTTCAGCCGCGTGCGGCCCGCGCCCTTGCGGCAGCCGCGCCTTGTGGCGCTGTCGGAGCCCGCGCTGACTCTGCTGGGCCTGGGCGCACCGCCCGCCGATGCCGCGGACCGCGAGGCCCGCGAGGCCGAGGCCGCGCTCTTCTTTAGCGGCAACGCGCTGCTGCCGGGCACTGAGCCCGCTGCGCACTGCTACTGCGGCCACCAGTTCGGCCAGTTCGCGGGGCAGCTGGGCGATGGCGCCGCCATGTACCTGGGCGAGGTGTGCACGGCTGCGGGCGCGCGCTGGGAACTGCAGCTCAAGGGCGCCGGGCCCACGCCCTACTCGAG ACAGGCTGACGGCCGCAAAGTCCTGCGCTCAAGCATTCGTGAGTTCCTGTGCAGCGAGGCCATGTTCCACCTGGGGATCCCTACCACACGGGCTGCAGCCTGCGTCACGTCTGCATCCACGGTTGTGCGGGACATGTTCTATGATGGTAatccaaagcatgagcagtgCACAGTGGTGTTGCGGGTCGCGCCCACTTTTTTGAG GTTTGGGTCTTTTGAGATTTTCAAGCCCACAGATGAGCACACAGGACGGGCGGGCCCCAGCGTCGGGAGAGATGACATCCGGGTACAAATGCTTGACTACGTGATTAGCACCTTCTACCCTGAAATCCAGGCTGCCCATGCCCTAAGCGAGCGCCCACAGAGGAATGCCGCCTTCTTACAGGAg GTGGCAAGGCGCACGGCGCGCATGGTGGCCGAGTGGCAGTGTGTTGGCTTCTGCCACGGTGTCCTCAACACGGATAACATGAGCATCCTGGGCCTCACCATCGACTACGGGCCCTTTGGCTTCCTCGACAG GTATGACCCTGACCACGTGTGCAACGCCTCTGACGGTGCTGGGCGCTACGCCTTTGGCAAGCAGCCCGAAGTGTGCCGCTGGAACCTGCAAAAACTGGCTGAGGCCCTGGAGCCCGAGCTGCCCCAAGCAGTGGCTGAGGCAGCGCTGGCCGAGTTCGATGCTGAGTTCCAGAGGTATTACCTGAACAAGATGCGCAGAAAGCTGGGCCTCGTGCGGGCGCCGCAGGAGGAGGACAGGGCGCTAGTGGCCAGGCTCCTGGAGACCATGCACTTGACAG GGGCTGACTTCACAAACAGCTTTGCACTGCTGAGCTCCTTCCCAGAGGAGCCAGCATCACCAGCTCTGGAGGACTTCCTGGACAGGCTCCTGGCGCAGTGTGCCTCACTAGAGGAACTGAAGCTCGCCTCCCAGCCTCGTGTGGACCCTGA GCAGCTGGCCCTGATGCTCATGCTGGCCCAGTCACACCCCCAGCTCTGGACACTCATTGGCTCGCAGCCTGATGTCACCAGAGAGCTGGCACGCAGGGAGCAGCGCTCACGGCTAGAGCAGCTGAGCCCGGCCACACTACGCAGCCAGAACCAAGGTCACTGGGCTGCCTGGTTGCAGGAGTACAG GGCCCGGCTGGAGAAAGATGCGGAGAGCGCAGAAGATGTGCCTGGCTGGAGGGCTGAGCGTCTGCAGGTCATGCTTGCCAACAACCCCAAGTATGTGCTTCGGAACTACATTGCGCAGAAGGCCATCGAGGCGGCCGAGAACGGAGACTTCTCAGAG gTACAGCGTGTGCTGATGCTGCTCGAGGCCCCTTACCACAGGGAGGGCGAGGCCACAGAGCCCGACAGCAAGCCCCCAGCCTGGGCAGCCGGCCTGAGCGTGACCTGA
- the TRABD gene encoding traB domain-containing protein isoform X1 codes for MEGDEDEQPPQEATAGPSGTPGPLASVPRVPSDEHQGLTDVDAFHLLLEMKLRRRRERPTLPHTVTELVAEDGSRVYVVGTAHFSDDSKRDVVKTIRAVQPDVVVVELCQYRVSMLKMDESTLLREAKEISLEKLQQAVRQNGVMSGLMQMLLLKVSAHITEQLGMAPGGEFREAFKEASKVPFCKFHLGDRPLPVTFKRAIAALSFWQKVKLAWGLCFLSDPISKDDVERCKQKDLLEQMMAEMIGEFPDLHRTIVSERDVYLTYMLRQAARRVELPRASDAEPRQCIPSVVVGVVGMGHVPGIEKNWSTDLNIQEVMAVPPPSISGRVSRLAVKAAVLGLMGYGLYWVGRRAAHLVLALPAVQNCFQRVATARPQK; via the exons ATGGAGGGGGACGAGGACGAACAGCCGCCACAGGAG GCCACAGCAGGACCCAGCGGGACACCAGGGCCTTTGGCGTCTGTGCCCAGGGTACCTTCCGATGAACACCAAGGCCTAA CTGATGTGGATGCCTTCCACCTCCTCCTGGAGATGAAGCTGCGGCGGCGCCGAGAGCGGCCCACCCTGCCACACACTGTGACCGAGCTGGTGGCTGAGGATGGCAGCAGGGTCTACGTGGTGGGCACGGCCCACTTCAGCGACGACAGCAAGAGGGATGTGGTGAAA ACCATCCGGGCAGTGCAGCCAGACGTCGTGGTGGTGGAGCTGTGCCAATACCGGGTATCCATGCTGAAGATGGATGAGAGCACACTGCTGCGTGAGGCAAAGGAGATCAGCCTGGAAAAGCTACAGCAGGCTGTAAGGCAG AACGGCGTCATGTCGGGGTTGATGCAGATGCTGCTGCTCAAGGTGTCAGCGCACATCACGGAGCAGCTGGGCATGGCCCCGGGCGGCGAGTTCCGGGAGGCCTTCAAGGAG gcCAGCAAGGTGCCTTTCTGCAAGTTCCACCTGGGCGACCGCCCCCTCCCCGTCACCTTCAAGAGAGCCATTGCTGCGCTTTCCTTCTGGCAGAAGGTCAAGCTGGCCTGGGGGCTCTGCTTCCTGTCGGACCCCATCAG caaGGACGATGTGGAGCGCTGCAAGCAGAAGGACCTGCTGGAACAGATGATGGCCGAGATGATCGGCGAGTTCCCTGACCTGCACCGCACCATCGTCTCGGAGCGCGATGTGTACCTGACCTACATGCTGCGGCAGGCAGCCCGCCGTGTGGAGCTGCCTCGGGCCTCGGATG CCGAGCCTCGGCAGTGCATCCCCTCCGTGGTGGTGGGCGTGGTAGGCATGGGCCACGTGCCGGGCATTGAGAAAAACTGGAGCACGGACCTCAACATCCAGGAGGTCATGGC tgTCCCCCCACCATCCATCTCTGGCAGAGTGTCCCGACTGGCCGTGAAAGCTGCAGTCCTGGGTCTGATGGGCTACGGCCTGTACTGGGTGGGCCGGCGTGCTGCCCACCTCGTCCTGGCACTGCCTGCTGTGCAGAACTGTTTCCAGAGAGTGGCCACCGCCCGGCCCCAGAAGTAG
- the TRABD gene encoding traB domain-containing protein isoform X3, with the protein MEGDEDEQPPQEATAGPSGTPGPLASVPRVPSDEHQGLTDVDAFHLLLEMKLRRRRERPTLPHTVTELVAEDGSRVYVVGTAHFSDDSKRDVVKTIRAVQPDVVVVELCQYRVSMLKMDESTLLREAKEISLEKLQQAVRQASKVPFCKFHLGDRPLPVTFKRAIAALSFWQKVKLAWGLCFLSDPISKDDVERCKQKDLLEQMMAEMIGEFPDLHRTIVSERDVYLTYMLRQAARRVELPRASDAEPRQCIPSVVVGVVGMGHVPGIEKNWSTDLNIQEVMAVPPPSISGRVSRLAVKAAVLGLMGYGLYWVGRRAAHLVLALPAVQNCFQRVATARPQK; encoded by the exons ATGGAGGGGGACGAGGACGAACAGCCGCCACAGGAG GCCACAGCAGGACCCAGCGGGACACCAGGGCCTTTGGCGTCTGTGCCCAGGGTACCTTCCGATGAACACCAAGGCCTAA CTGATGTGGATGCCTTCCACCTCCTCCTGGAGATGAAGCTGCGGCGGCGCCGAGAGCGGCCCACCCTGCCACACACTGTGACCGAGCTGGTGGCTGAGGATGGCAGCAGGGTCTACGTGGTGGGCACGGCCCACTTCAGCGACGACAGCAAGAGGGATGTGGTGAAA ACCATCCGGGCAGTGCAGCCAGACGTCGTGGTGGTGGAGCTGTGCCAATACCGGGTATCCATGCTGAAGATGGATGAGAGCACACTGCTGCGTGAGGCAAAGGAGATCAGCCTGGAAAAGCTACAGCAGGCTGTAAGGCAG gcCAGCAAGGTGCCTTTCTGCAAGTTCCACCTGGGCGACCGCCCCCTCCCCGTCACCTTCAAGAGAGCCATTGCTGCGCTTTCCTTCTGGCAGAAGGTCAAGCTGGCCTGGGGGCTCTGCTTCCTGTCGGACCCCATCAG caaGGACGATGTGGAGCGCTGCAAGCAGAAGGACCTGCTGGAACAGATGATGGCCGAGATGATCGGCGAGTTCCCTGACCTGCACCGCACCATCGTCTCGGAGCGCGATGTGTACCTGACCTACATGCTGCGGCAGGCAGCCCGCCGTGTGGAGCTGCCTCGGGCCTCGGATG CCGAGCCTCGGCAGTGCATCCCCTCCGTGGTGGTGGGCGTGGTAGGCATGGGCCACGTGCCGGGCATTGAGAAAAACTGGAGCACGGACCTCAACATCCAGGAGGTCATGGC tgTCCCCCCACCATCCATCTCTGGCAGAGTGTCCCGACTGGCCGTGAAAGCTGCAGTCCTGGGTCTGATGGGCTACGGCCTGTACTGGGTGGGCCGGCGTGCTGCCCACCTCGTCCTGGCACTGCCTGCTGTGCAGAACTGTTTCCAGAGAGTGGCCACCGCCCGGCCCCAGAAGTAG
- the TRABD gene encoding traB domain-containing protein isoform X2: MEGDEDEQPPQEATAGPSGTPGPLASVPRVPSDEHQGLTDVDAFHLLLEMKLRRRRERPTLPHTVTELVAEDGSRVYVVGTAHFSDDSKRDVVKTIRAVQPDVVVVELCQYRVSMLKMDESTLLREAKEISLEKLQQAVRQNGVMSGLMQMLLLKVSAHITEQLGMAPGGEFREAFKEKVKLAWGLCFLSDPISKDDVERCKQKDLLEQMMAEMIGEFPDLHRTIVSERDVYLTYMLRQAARRVELPRASDAEPRQCIPSVVVGVVGMGHVPGIEKNWSTDLNIQEVMAVPPPSISGRVSRLAVKAAVLGLMGYGLYWVGRRAAHLVLALPAVQNCFQRVATARPQK, encoded by the exons ATGGAGGGGGACGAGGACGAACAGCCGCCACAGGAG GCCACAGCAGGACCCAGCGGGACACCAGGGCCTTTGGCGTCTGTGCCCAGGGTACCTTCCGATGAACACCAAGGCCTAA CTGATGTGGATGCCTTCCACCTCCTCCTGGAGATGAAGCTGCGGCGGCGCCGAGAGCGGCCCACCCTGCCACACACTGTGACCGAGCTGGTGGCTGAGGATGGCAGCAGGGTCTACGTGGTGGGCACGGCCCACTTCAGCGACGACAGCAAGAGGGATGTGGTGAAA ACCATCCGGGCAGTGCAGCCAGACGTCGTGGTGGTGGAGCTGTGCCAATACCGGGTATCCATGCTGAAGATGGATGAGAGCACACTGCTGCGTGAGGCAAAGGAGATCAGCCTGGAAAAGCTACAGCAGGCTGTAAGGCAG AACGGCGTCATGTCGGGGTTGATGCAGATGCTGCTGCTCAAGGTGTCAGCGCACATCACGGAGCAGCTGGGCATGGCCCCGGGCGGCGAGTTCCGGGAGGCCTTCAAGGAG AAGGTCAAGCTGGCCTGGGGGCTCTGCTTCCTGTCGGACCCCATCAG caaGGACGATGTGGAGCGCTGCAAGCAGAAGGACCTGCTGGAACAGATGATGGCCGAGATGATCGGCGAGTTCCCTGACCTGCACCGCACCATCGTCTCGGAGCGCGATGTGTACCTGACCTACATGCTGCGGCAGGCAGCCCGCCGTGTGGAGCTGCCTCGGGCCTCGGATG CCGAGCCTCGGCAGTGCATCCCCTCCGTGGTGGTGGGCGTGGTAGGCATGGGCCACGTGCCGGGCATTGAGAAAAACTGGAGCACGGACCTCAACATCCAGGAGGTCATGGC tgTCCCCCCACCATCCATCTCTGGCAGAGTGTCCCGACTGGCCGTGAAAGCTGCAGTCCTGGGTCTGATGGGCTACGGCCTGTACTGGGTGGGCCGGCGTGCTGCCCACCTCGTCCTGGCACTGCCTGCTGTGCAGAACTGTTTCCAGAGAGTGGCCACCGCCCGGCCCCAGAAGTAG